A region from the Corticium candelabrum chromosome 14, ooCorCand1.1, whole genome shotgun sequence genome encodes:
- the LOC134190418 gene encoding uncharacterized protein LOC134190418, which produces MALPSEDGSCHVRSSISNDAMTIAIDQSCPQFDIASVKPLQRLALSQLVRGDDVLACLPTRFGKSLIFHLLPNVCKVLRTVGYSRAFAIDPIVLVVVPLLSLMKGQVAYLIECGVCAAMIGTSQATDKEIKAGKFEVVFGSPEILVGQKTWRLAFQEGVFRDHVVAIVADEVHTGGLARPELVEEDEDEPFRVWCGLVGELRSLMCMPILALTATASKATQEIVSCLGMSGRCYVITKSPECDNIFLAVQRVRSDVEVTFDFFAEASKVQTNQLSKGSCLLPNTECVLLTVYPFPL; this is translated from the exons ATGGCGTTGCCTTCAGAAGATGGATCTTGTCACGTTCGTTCATCAATTTCCAACGATGCAATGACAATTGCTATTGACCAGTCTTGTCCCCAGTTTGACATTGCATCTGTAAAGCCTCTGCAACGCTTGGCGCTGAGTCAACTTGTCCGAGGTGACGATGTTCTGGCTTGCCTCCCCACCAGGTTTGGGAAGTCACTGATTTTTCACCTGCTACCCAACGTCTGCAAGGTTTTGCGAACAGTGGGCTATTCGAGGGCGTTTGCAATTGACCCTATTGTTCTCGTCGTGGTGCCGTTGCTGTCTTTGATGAAAGGCCAGGTTGCGTACCTGATCGAGTGCGGTGTTTGTGCTGCTATGATAGGCACCAGTCAAGCTACTGACAAGGAGATAAAAGCTGGAAAGTTTGAAGTCGTATTTGGAAGCCCTGAAATTCTAGTTGGACAGAAGACATGGCGATTAGCGTTTCAGGAAGGCGTTTTCCGTGATCATGTTGTAGCGATAGTTGCAGACGAAGTTCATACG GGCGGCCTTGCTAGACCAGAGCTAGTAGAGGAGGATGAGGATGAACCGTTTCGTGTCTGGTGCGGTCTTGTTGGAGAGCTAAGGTCTCTGATGTGCATGCCAATTCTAGCCTTGACAGCAACAGCGTCCAAGGCAACACAAGAAATTGTGAGTTGTTTAGGAATGTCTGGCAGATGCTATGTGATTACTAAGAGCCCAGAGTGTGATAACATCTTCCTAGCTGTGCAGAGAGTACGTTCTGATGTTGAAGTTACCTTCGATTTTTTTGCTGAGGCTAGTAAAGTCCAAACAAATCAACTGTCCAAGGGTTCTTGTCTACTGCCGAACACAGAGTGTGTGCTCCTTACTGTTTACCCATTTCCACTATGA
- the LOC134190254 gene encoding uncharacterized protein LOC134190254, with product MRFNQKALYALAEKCEEGFDREGVLFIKEYTGLFRRRNYVQRWFKLKGNILFYLKTQEKTSIPVGALLLENCRVRIDPSNEKSPFAFVLLFESDSSPCSFFCLSDKDRQEWVAALKRASYEDLRVTLFDLRSKLMDLTGEDPLVEDSCSFSPPKDPIEDKSSKPSSSLSLIDEPLGFSIPDVSPVLELSLSCRDLFHPSGIIHFNTFCVLSTMTPPQSAWSKHAQTEVAESNRNPQYFTNVTFFAGNISMITQIKVSVYYVKEKGVDSATPLLLGNTQFTVSDIVTAKQQKVERLLKLRGCSTSTGSVTVQAWKMVESPESVRRFTSPLVRCSTIK from the exons ATGAGATTCAACCAAAAGGCGTTATATGCGCTTGCTGAAAAGTGTGAAGAGGGATTCGACAGAGAAGGAGTTCTTTTTATTAAAGAATATACAGGACTGTTTCGGAGACGCA ACTATGTTCAACGTTGGTTTAAACTCAAAGGAAATATTCTCTTCTACCTGAAGACACAAGAAAAG ACTTCAATTCCCGTGGGAGCGTTGCTATTGGAGAATTGCCGCGTTCGAATAGATCCGTCCAATGAGAAGAGCCCGTTCGCATTTGTTCTGT tgTTTGAGTCGGATAGCTCTCCTTGTTCTTTCTTTTGTTTATCtgataaagacagacaagaatgGGTGGCAGCACTCAAACGAGCGAG ctatgaagacCTTCGAGTTACGTTGTTTGATTTACGGAGCAAACTGATGGATCTGACAGGAGAG GATCCTCTAGTCGAAGACTCATGTTCTTTCTCTCCTCCTAAGGATCCAATTGAAGACAAATCA TCAAAGCCATCATCATCTCTTTCACTAATTGATGAACCACTCG GGTTTTCCATACCGGATGTCTCACCTGTACTGGAGCTGTCATTGTCATGCCGAGATCTCTTCCATCCTTCGGGTATCATTCACTTCAATACATTCTGTGTTCTCAGCACGATGACGCCACCACAGTCAGCATGGAGTAAACACGCACAGACTGAAGTTGCAGAG tCAAACCGTAATCCTCAGTACTTCACAAACGTGACGTTTTTTGCCGGCAATATTAGCATGATCACTCAAATCAAAGTGTCGGTCTATTATGTCAAAGAGAAAGGTGTGGACAGTGCAACA CCTCTCTTACTTGGAAATACACAGTTTACTGTCAGTGATATTGTCACGGCTAAACAACAGAAAGTTGAAAGACTGCTAAA aTTGCGTGGCTGCAGCACGTCAACTGGTAGTGTTACTGTACAAGCTTGGAAG ATGGTAGAATCACCCGAGTCTGTACGGCGTTTTACATCACCGCTGGTTAGATGTTCAACTattaaatga
- the LOC134190256 gene encoding cytochrome c oxidase assembly factor 5-like encodes MAANEMDEARHLCSRTKQQLIDCLRASDCVRKLNMTPRECIKWTSPGVDEDCRAVQKSFFECKRSLIDMRTRFRGSKWT; translated from the exons ATGGCGGCGAACGAGATGGACGAGGCGAGACACTTGTGTAGTAGAACGAAACAACAACTGATAGATTGTTTGAGGGCATCCGATTGTGTAAGAAAG TTGAACATGACGCCTAGAGAATGCATTAAGTGGACGAGCCCTGGTGTGGACGAAGATTGCAGAGCCGTTCAAAAATCTTTTTTTGAATGCAAGAGATCACTG ATCGACATGCGCACGAGGTTCAGAGGCAGTAAATGGACATAG
- the LOC134190255 gene encoding uncharacterized protein LOC134190255, which yields MAMAAVDTVRCESSANLNGSSDTTTSLLNFVNVASTNIKLAMDRPCKSRRKVNHRRYLQKHLRRPASAGRASSAGVDQFALNLAWMNNPAKACANGGVSPYARQQNQTPAATSRQLQARYQQQRGIETSTNAGDQLCEVIAALDWLDADVAELWDKWSDGDASSCSGSDGAPSPLSQLSDKDISDVLTTNPDASLSSSLLELLDLPEKPYELTLGNSAALDYQYQQQQRNAWPQLGNCGAQWPTKSQQPTPTFTSSGTKPLSHYSPYTIGYQQQTNNFLSCRFQ from the coding sequence ATGGCAATGGCTGCTGTTGATACTGTCAGATGCGAATCTAGTGCGAACCTAAACGGATCATCTGATACGACCACTTCTCTGCTCAACTTCGTCAACGTTGCGTCGACAAACATCAAGCTGGCAATGGATCGCCCGTGCAAGTCAAGACGCAAGGTCAATCATCGACGCTACCTTCAGAAACACTTAAGGAGACCGGCATCTGCAGGGAGAGCATCCTCGGCCGGTGTCGATCAGTTTGCTCTCAACTTGGCGTGGATGAATAACCCCGCTAAAGCGTGCGCCAATGGTGGTGTCAGTCCCTATGCTAGACAGCAAAACCAGACGCCTGCCGCAACGTCACGACAACTTCAGGCGCGTTACCAACAGCAAAGAGGCATCGAAACCTCAACAAACGCTGGCGACCAGCTGTGTGAAGTCATAGCCGCTCTCGATTGGCTCGACGCTGACGTGGCGGAGCTGTGGGACAAATGGTCGGACGGAGACGCGAGCTCTTGCTCGGGCAGTGACGGTGCACCTTCGCCTCTCTCGCAGCTCTCGGACAAGGACATTAGCGATGTTCTCACTACGAACCCCGATGCTTCTCTTTCCTCATCACTTCTAGAGCTGCTCGACCTGCCTGAGAAACCATACGAGTTGACGCTAGGCAACAGTGCGGCGTTAGACTATCAAtaccaacagcaacaacgaAATGCGTGGCCACAGTTGGGAAATTGCGGCGCACAATGGCCGACAAAGTCACAGCAACCCACACCGACCTTTACATCTTCGGGCACGAAGCCTCTTTCGCACTACTCGCCTTACACAATCGGATATCAGCAGCAGACAAATAACTTCCTTTCCTGCCGGTTTCAGTGA
- the LOC134190253 gene encoding uncharacterized protein LOC134190253, translating into MNYTACSDYSYPYSHSDADFSHVACSSECYQQSQENDAAPSLSNFMLAASGNLNILLRKPRKSRRKVNLKKYLDRQLKRRLSKLKTIGKSAAELSSSSLRTSVSEESKNIGWDWLLDDDDIEDEENEDEQLRNARGPSRGSAKSKSIKKTRNGGSKTNIQSSWKASTRPQAPLQHNHETKSKATSLHQFQHQQVINDALGENILDLLDTIGDNVSENSDSSYTLSDGSLYSRLPHSTSPVLEHTSTPGYTSTVLPPISTLTTPSMYSQQEIIHHQHQHHHMSVPTPSDHFMQQQHVWTEYTATPSPPLPVFPAPADLPLQLASIPTEQLLPQTAVYY; encoded by the coding sequence ATGAATTACACTGCGTGTTCTGACTACAGCTACCCTTACTCTCATAGCGACGCGGATTTTTCCCACGTGGCGTGCAGTTCCGAGTGCTACCAACAGTCGCAAGAGAATGATGCTGCTCCATCGCTCAGTAACTTCATGCTCGCCGCGTCGGGGAATTTGAACATACTGTTGAGGAAGCCGAGAAAGTCACGCCGCAAAGTGAATCTGAAGAAGTATCTCGATCGGCAACTCAAACGCCGCCTCTCCAAGCTCAAAACGATTGGCAAGTCAGCAGCAGAGCTTTCTTCATCATCTCTACGAACATCCGTGTCCGAAGAGAGTAAAAACATTGGATGGGATTGGTTGTTGGATGACGATGATATTGAGGATGAAGAGAACGAGGACGAGCAACTAAGAAACGCGAGAGGACCATCGAGAGGAAGCGCAAAGTCCAAATCAATaaaaaagacaagaaatggcggttctaaaacaaacattcaatCAAGCTGGAAGGCATCCACTCGGCCTCAAGCTCCGCTCCAACACAATCACGAGACAAAAAGTAAGGCAACATCTCTACACCAATTTCAGCATCAGCAAGTCATCAATGACGCCTTAGGAGAGAACATCTTGGACCTTCTCGATACAATTGGTGACAACGTCTCTGAGAATAGTGACTCAAGCTACACTCTATCCGATGGCTCCCTCTATTCGCGTCTACCACACTCCACCTCTCCAGTTCTCGAACATACATCTACTCCTGGCTATACCTCAACAGTTTTACCTCCCATCTCAACACTCACCACTCCAAGCATGTATAGTCAACAAGAAATTAtccatcatcaacatcaacatcaccaCATGTCTGTACCCACACCTTCCGACCATTTCATGCAACAGCAGCATGTCTGGACGGAATACACAGCCACCCCGTCTCCCCCATTGCCAGTCTTTCCTGCACCAGCAGATCTGCCATTGCAGCTGGCCAGCATTCCGACTGAACAGTTGCTGCCTCAGACAGCCGTATACTACTAg